The proteins below are encoded in one region of Aquisphaera giovannonii:
- a CDS encoding alkaline phosphatase family protein, with translation MKHRDLDRRARSRRLRPEVGETLEARQLLSGAGRNVVIIVVDGLRPGSINPTDAPTLYSIQQSGVNFTNSHSVFPTFTTPNSAAIATGHYPGDTGDFSNTVYAGYPVPPAGLSPTPFLESDSVLGDVDEHYGGNFLSEESLLAYARQNGYDTAAVGKLGPVLIQDVTQGNPSGGAVPAPTTIVIDDNTGKAGGIPLPAALTQRLVAAGVIGYAGQPAGTVSGAIAGAQVVAPDRSNRDPSQAFTGPAANVASNNGFSGSNVAAGTAAPNTVQQQFFTDAITKGVLPQFASDGKPFAMVYWSRDADGTQHNQGDSLGSLAPGIDGATSRAAVKNADDNIRQILDALRASGQLATTDVFITADHGFSTISRQALDTGGSIRSYASSLSYPGVNQGFLPTGFVAIDLAHTLGLPLYDPDTTVNGPNNQPASYSPVDPTKGQRPRSGDGLIGGTGAIPASGQAPDAQVIVAANGGSDLIYVPSKDAATVRRIVDFLSKQDYTSGLFVDDAMGSIPGTLPLSEINLKGIATLPTPTIVINFRTFSTDSTNPLMTGVEVADTTLQQGQGMHGSFGRQDTFNTMLAIGPDFKSGYADPLPVSNADVNGTLATVLGFQIPSLGSLSGRTLSEALVQQAGAMSGVTLTPGVLASAPDASGTRTFLAYQDVTYSLNGATVTRRYFDAAGYAGRTVGLPVLQGGAQGGSLFAGPQDLAVVGGTAGDLLYAGPNPTQLISGPAADRFVLTRGAGLATVVGFDASQGDRIGLPRGFSLGGLSLRNGTGAYAGDTLIYSRGNRRLLAVVQGVDRRALRPREFVRVAGPNRVASAAKFGAAHLAHRPAGPLAMRGR, from the coding sequence ATGAAGCATCGTGATCTCGATCGTCGTGCACGCAGTCGCCGGCTGCGTCCGGAAGTGGGCGAGACGCTGGAGGCCCGCCAACTCCTCAGCGGGGCCGGCCGCAACGTGGTCATCATCGTCGTCGACGGTCTTCGGCCGGGCTCGATCAACCCGACGGACGCGCCGACGCTCTACTCGATCCAGCAGTCCGGGGTGAACTTCACGAACAGCCACTCGGTCTTCCCGACCTTCACGACGCCCAACTCGGCGGCGATCGCGACGGGGCACTATCCCGGGGACACCGGCGACTTCAGCAACACGGTCTACGCGGGCTACCCGGTGCCGCCGGCGGGGCTGTCGCCGACGCCCTTCCTGGAGAGCGACTCGGTGCTCGGGGACGTGGACGAGCACTACGGCGGGAACTTCCTGAGCGAGGAGTCGCTTCTCGCCTACGCCCGCCAGAACGGCTACGACACCGCCGCGGTGGGCAAGCTCGGCCCGGTCCTGATCCAGGACGTCACGCAGGGCAATCCGTCGGGCGGGGCGGTCCCCGCGCCGACCACCATCGTCATCGACGACAACACGGGCAAGGCCGGCGGGATCCCGCTCCCGGCCGCACTCACGCAGCGCCTGGTGGCGGCGGGCGTGATCGGGTACGCGGGCCAGCCGGCGGGCACGGTCTCCGGGGCGATCGCCGGGGCCCAGGTCGTGGCCCCCGACCGGAGCAACCGGGATCCGTCGCAGGCCTTCACCGGCCCCGCGGCGAACGTGGCCTCGAACAACGGGTTCTCGGGGAGCAACGTCGCCGCCGGGACCGCGGCGCCGAACACCGTGCAGCAGCAGTTCTTCACCGACGCGATCACCAAGGGGGTGCTCCCGCAGTTCGCCAGCGACGGCAAGCCGTTCGCCATGGTCTACTGGTCGCGCGACGCCGACGGCACCCAGCACAACCAGGGCGACAGCCTGGGCAGCCTGGCCCCGGGCATCGACGGGGCGACGTCCCGGGCGGCGGTCAAGAACGCCGACGACAACATCCGGCAGATCCTGGACGCCCTCCGGGCGAGCGGCCAGCTCGCCACGACCGACGTGTTCATCACGGCCGACCACGGCTTCTCCACGATCAGCCGGCAGGCCCTGGACACCGGCGGCTCGATCCGCTCGTACGCCTCGTCGCTCTCGTACCCGGGCGTGAACCAGGGCTTCCTGCCGACGGGCTTCGTCGCGATCGACCTGGCGCACACGCTCGGCCTGCCGCTCTACGACCCGGACACGACCGTCAACGGCCCGAACAACCAGCCGGCCAGCTACAGCCCCGTCGACCCGACGAAGGGCCAGCGCCCCCGGAGCGGCGACGGCCTGATCGGCGGCACGGGGGCGATCCCGGCGAGCGGCCAGGCGCCCGACGCCCAGGTCATCGTCGCCGCCAACGGCGGCTCGGACCTCATCTACGTCCCGAGCAAGGACGCGGCCACGGTCCGGAGGATCGTCGACTTCCTCAGCAAGCAGGACTACACCAGCGGGCTGTTCGTGGACGACGCGATGGGCTCGATCCCCGGGACGCTCCCCCTGAGCGAGATCAACCTGAAGGGGATCGCCACGCTGCCGACGCCGACGATCGTGATCAACTTCCGGACCTTCAGCACCGACTCGACCAACCCCCTGATGACCGGCGTGGAGGTCGCCGACACGACCCTCCAGCAGGGCCAGGGCATGCACGGCTCGTTCGGCCGCCAGGACACGTTCAACACGATGCTGGCGATCGGCCCGGACTTCAAGTCGGGCTACGCCGACCCGCTGCCGGTGAGCAACGCGGACGTCAACGGCACGCTCGCCACGGTGCTCGGGTTCCAGATCCCGTCGCTCGGCTCGCTCTCCGGCCGCACCCTGAGCGAGGCGCTGGTGCAGCAGGCGGGCGCGATGTCGGGCGTGACGCTGACGCCGGGCGTCCTCGCCTCGGCTCCGGACGCCTCCGGCACGCGGACGTTCCTGGCCTACCAGGACGTGACCTACTCCTTGAATGGGGCGACGGTCACTCGCCGCTACTTCGACGCCGCCGGCTACGCGGGCCGGACGGTCGGGCTGCCGGTCCTCCAGGGCGGGGCGCAGGGCGGCAGCCTCTTCGCCGGCCCGCAGGACCTCGCCGTGGTCGGGGGGACGGCCGGAGACCTGCTCTATGCCGGGCCCAACCCGACCCAGCTCATCAGCGGGCCGGCGGCGGACCGCTTCGTCCTCACTCGCGGCGCGGGCCTCGCGACGGTCGTCGGCTTCGACGCCTCGCAGGGCGACCGGATCGGCCTCCCGCGCGGGTTCTCCCTCGGCGGGCTTTCGCTCAGGAACGGGACCGGCGCCTACGCCGGCGACACCCTGATCTATAGCAGGGGGAATCGCCGGCTGCTGGCCGTCGTCCAGGGCGTGGATCGCAGGGCGCTGCGCCCGCGGGAATTCGTCCGCGTCGCCGGCCCCAATCGGGTCGCGTCGGCCGCAAAGTTCGGCGCCGCACACCTGGCCCATCGTCCCGCCGGCCCGCTCGCCATGCGGGGCCGCTGA
- a CDS encoding nucleotidyl transferase AbiEii/AbiGii toxin family protein: MSAVESLATAFDARSVRYALIGGLALGLRGRPRFTRDVDFLLEIPQVVLPGLLEDLKERGFEIDPTEVIRQYTQEHLTSFPFGHVRVDWLRPVLPLYSRVLADATPLAWTEGHSVRVANAEGLILTKMVAFRPQDLVDIEVLLTANRDEIDIDLIREQWAAFAASEPERTDWLEAAIARRVLLRE, translated from the coding sequence GTGTCGGCCGTCGAGTCCCTGGCGACGGCGTTCGATGCGCGGTCGGTCCGTTATGCGCTCATCGGCGGTCTGGCATTGGGCCTCCGAGGACGCCCTCGATTCACGCGGGACGTGGATTTCCTCCTCGAGATCCCCCAAGTCGTCCTGCCTGGGTTGCTGGAAGATCTCAAGGAGCGGGGCTTCGAGATCGACCCGACGGAGGTCATTCGACAATACACCCAGGAACACCTGACTTCCTTCCCGTTCGGCCACGTCCGCGTGGACTGGCTCAGGCCGGTCCTGCCCCTCTACTCGAGGGTCCTGGCCGATGCGACGCCCCTTGCTTGGACAGAAGGCCATTCTGTCCGGGTCGCGAATGCCGAGGGCCTTATCCTGACGAAGATGGTCGCGTTCAGGCCGCAGGATCTGGTCGACATCGAGGTCCTGCTGACCGCGAACCGCGACGAGATCGATATCGACCTGATCCGAGAGCAGTGGGCCGCCTTCGCCGCCTCGGAGCCCGAGCGAACGGACTGGCTCGAGGCGGCGATCGCGAGGCGCGTCCTGCTCCGGGAATGA
- a CDS encoding cation:proton antiporter, with amino-acid sequence MEDLSLIMTLAGSLGAALVCGYITLRLGLSPILGYLMAGLVVGPYTPGFTADGRLANQFADVGVILLMFGVGLQFHVEELLAVRRVAIPGAVGLSLAATVLGAFVGVAYGWGWPAGIVFGLALSVASTVILTRVMAESGDLQTKAGHIAIGWRVVEDLLTVLVLVLMPAVFAREVGGWGLVLAVVLALGKVAVMVGLTFLLGNRLIPWVLDRVAQTRSRELFTLTVLAIALGIAVGSVELFDVSVALGAFLAGMVVGRTEFSLRAATEALPMRDAFAVLFFVSVGMLFRPKFLLESPGLVAWTVAVVMLAKPLAAFAVVAPFGLPLRTAVSVSLVAGQIGEFSFILATVGEHLGVIDERARNAIVAAAIASIAANPLIYRLVDPMTRLLGRMLKRPAPDGVPTRLGAEGAAGDRDGEVDGPSGARFRSVIVGYGPVGRTLARLLRENRVEPVIVELNVETVRRLNADGTTAIYGDAARRETLESAGVPDAVALVIGSSTMQGTAETIRHARELNPSILIFARSAYLREVEGLREAGADVVFSGEGEVALSMTESLLRHLRATPEQVDRERARIRAELLAGLPDPDSIIEGRELPAARDGEGEHAAASEAR; translated from the coding sequence ATGGAAGACCTCAGCCTAATCATGACGCTCGCCGGGAGCCTGGGCGCGGCGCTCGTCTGCGGATACATCACGCTCCGGCTCGGTCTCTCGCCGATCCTCGGCTACCTGATGGCGGGGCTCGTGGTCGGGCCGTACACGCCGGGGTTCACGGCCGACGGGCGCCTGGCGAACCAGTTCGCCGACGTCGGGGTGATCCTGCTGATGTTCGGCGTCGGGCTCCAGTTCCACGTCGAGGAGCTGCTGGCCGTCCGCCGGGTGGCGATCCCGGGTGCCGTGGGGCTCAGCCTGGCCGCGACGGTCCTCGGGGCGTTCGTGGGCGTCGCGTACGGCTGGGGCTGGCCCGCCGGGATCGTCTTCGGGCTGGCCCTCTCCGTGGCGAGCACGGTCATCCTCACCCGCGTGATGGCGGAGAGCGGCGACCTCCAGACGAAGGCCGGCCACATCGCCATCGGCTGGCGCGTCGTGGAGGACCTGCTCACGGTGCTCGTGCTCGTCCTCATGCCGGCCGTCTTCGCCAGGGAGGTCGGCGGCTGGGGGCTGGTCCTGGCGGTCGTCCTCGCGCTGGGGAAGGTGGCCGTGATGGTCGGCCTGACGTTCCTGCTGGGGAACCGGCTGATCCCCTGGGTCCTCGACCGGGTCGCGCAGACCCGCTCCCGCGAGCTGTTCACCCTGACCGTGCTGGCGATCGCCCTCGGGATCGCCGTGGGCTCGGTGGAGCTGTTCGACGTGTCGGTCGCGCTGGGCGCGTTCCTCGCCGGGATGGTCGTCGGCCGCACGGAGTTCAGCCTCCGGGCCGCGACGGAGGCGCTGCCCATGCGGGACGCCTTCGCCGTGCTCTTCTTCGTGTCGGTGGGCATGCTCTTCCGGCCGAAGTTCCTGCTCGAGTCGCCCGGCCTGGTGGCGTGGACGGTGGCCGTGGTGATGCTCGCCAAGCCGCTGGCCGCCTTCGCGGTCGTGGCCCCCTTCGGCCTCCCGCTGCGGACGGCGGTGTCGGTCAGCCTGGTGGCGGGGCAGATCGGCGAGTTCTCGTTCATCCTGGCGACCGTCGGCGAGCACCTCGGCGTGATCGACGAGCGGGCGAGGAACGCCATCGTCGCGGCGGCCATCGCCTCCATCGCGGCCAATCCGCTGATCTACCGGCTGGTCGACCCGATGACCCGCCTCCTGGGCCGCATGCTGAAGCGTCCGGCCCCCGACGGCGTGCCGACGCGCCTCGGGGCCGAGGGGGCCGCCGGCGACCGCGACGGCGAGGTTGACGGGCCCAGCGGCGCCCGGTTCCGGTCGGTGATCGTGGGCTACGGGCCCGTCGGCCGGACGCTCGCCCGGCTGCTGCGGGAGAATCGCGTGGAGCCGGTGATCGTCGAGCTGAACGTGGAGACCGTCCGCCGCCTCAACGCCGATGGCACGACGGCCATCTACGGCGACGCGGCGCGCCGGGAGACGCTCGAGAGCGCCGGCGTGCCCGACGCCGTGGCGCTGGTGATCGGCAGCTCGACCATGCAGGGGACCGCCGAGACGATCCGCCACGCCCGCGAGCTGAACCCCTCGATCCTGATCTTCGCCCGCTCGGCGTACCTGCGCGAGGTCGAGGGCCTCCGGGAGGCCGGCGCCGACGTCGTCTTCTCCGGCGAGGGCGAGGTCGCCCTGTCGATGACCGAATCCCTCCTGCGGCACCTCCGGGCCACGCCCGAGCAGGTCGACCGCGAGCGGGCCCGCATCCGCGCCGAGCTCCTCGCCGGCCTCCCCGACCCGGACTCCATCATCGAGGGCCGCGAGCTGCCCGCGGCGAGGGACGGGGAGGGGGAGCACGCCGCGGCGAGCGAGGCGAGGTGA
- a CDS encoding outer membrane protein assembly factor BamE has protein sequence MTEDVDQSPGAGEPSGNKLRFGSYTGLLYMAAMLGVLAFSLLRETGETFAFERLKPGMTPTQVAAEIGSPKAEAKDGERLVQTWKIPDGQVFTVEYRDGKLVSKERSTEAKKPH, from the coding sequence ATGACGGAGGATGTCGATCAAAGCCCAGGAGCCGGGGAGCCGTCCGGGAACAAGCTGCGGTTCGGCAGTTACACGGGCCTGCTGTACATGGCGGCGATGCTGGGCGTGCTGGCGTTCTCGCTGCTCCGGGAGACCGGCGAGACCTTCGCGTTCGAGCGGCTGAAGCCCGGCATGACGCCGACCCAGGTCGCCGCCGAGATCGGCTCGCCGAAGGCCGAGGCGAAGGACGGCGAGCGGCTCGTGCAGACCTGGAAGATCCCCGACGGCCAGGTCTTCACGGTCGAATACCGCGACGGCAAGCTCGTGAGCAAGGAGAGGTCCACGGAAGCGAAGAAGCCCCATTGA
- a CDS encoding RNA polymerase sigma factor, protein MPSDRDAFLGLVDEHGAVVLAFLRRLCGRGDDAEDLFQEVAVRVWRNLASRPGLRNPRAWVMTIAYRVFLDHRAGRPRMASLEDDEGLLASRAGPDPDPAVLTETRERCAIVRDAMLGLSPPVREVFALHYTAGLSLREVAGVLGISVGTVKSRLGAGLEQLRRELS, encoded by the coding sequence ATGCCCAGCGATCGCGACGCCTTCCTGGGGCTGGTCGACGAGCACGGCGCGGTCGTGCTGGCCTTCCTCCGGCGGCTCTGCGGGCGGGGGGACGACGCGGAGGACCTCTTCCAGGAGGTGGCCGTGCGCGTCTGGCGCAACCTGGCCTCGCGGCCCGGGCTGCGCAACCCGCGGGCCTGGGTCATGACGATCGCCTACCGGGTTTTCCTGGACCATCGGGCGGGCCGCCCGCGGATGGCGTCCCTGGAGGACGATGAGGGCCTGCTGGCCTCGAGGGCGGGCCCGGATCCCGACCCGGCGGTCCTCACCGAGACGCGGGAGCGGTGCGCGATCGTCCGGGACGCGATGCTCGGCCTCTCGCCGCCGGTCCGGGAGGTCTTCGCCCTGCACTACACCGCCGGGCTGTCGCTGCGGGAGGTCGCCGGCGTGCTCGGCATCTCGGTCGGCACGGTCAAGAGCCGCCTCGGCGCGGGGCTCGAACAACTGCGGAGGGAACTCTCATGA